Proteins from a single region of Ogataea parapolymorpha DL-1 chromosome IV, whole genome shotgun sequence:
- a CDS encoding Ribulose-phosphate 3-epimerase, with translation MVKPIIAPSVLAGDFAQLGCECHRMFKCNADWVHLDVMDGHFVPNLTMGPPIISSLRKAVPRDESQPGKFFFDCHMMVANPEQWVPEIADAGGDQYTFHYEATKDPVGLVKLIKKHGMKAACAIKPGTPVDVLYPLAEHLDMALVMTVEPGFGGQSFMADMMPKVENLRAKYPHLNIQVDGGLGPKTIPAAAKAGANVIVAGTSVFKAEKPEDVIQLLRDYVSKELESRGLLE, from the coding sequence ATGGTGAAACCAATTATTGCTCCCTCTGTTCTGGCAGGCGACTTTGCGCAGCTCGGCTGCGAATGCCACCGCATGTTCAAGTGCAACGCCGATTGGGTCCATTTGGACGTCATGGATGGCCATTTCGTCCCTAATCTGACCATGGGTCCGCCTATCATTTCCAGCCTGAGAAAGGCGGTTCCGAGAGACGAGAGCCAGCCGGGGAAATTCTTCTTCGACTGCCATATGATGGTCGCCAACCCTGAGCAATGGGTTCCTGAGATTGCAGATGCTGGCGGCGACCAGTATACGTTCCACTACGAAGCGACCAAGGACCCTGTCGGGCTAgtcaagctgatcaaaaagCATGGCATGAAGGCCGCATGCGCCATCAAGCCGGGCACACCGGTCGACGTGCTCTATCCGCTCGCAGAGCACCTGGACATGGCCCTTGTGATGACGGTCGAACCAGGCTTCGGAGGCCAGTCGTTCATGGCTGATATGATGCCCAAGGTTGAGAATCTGCGTGCCAAGTACCCGCATCTGAACATCCAGGTTGACGGAGGACTTGGTCCCAAAACCATCCCggctgctgccaaggcGGGAGCCAACGTCATTGTTGCCGGCACGTCTGTGTTCAAGGCAGAGAAACCGGAGGACGTTatccagctgctcagaGATTACGTGTCGAAAGAACTGGAGTCCCGCGGACTCCTTGAGTGA
- a CDS encoding mitochondrial 37S ribosomal protein MRPS28 — protein sequence MLQSFQQQARRFHTSRVVATLSKQKRMEIASHKKKQNIVLQSSRLLTKEKIDPVLGRANNPFIQRLKLEIEEPAVLAKKFDLAEVDKLLYGAKESKILKSVSTLGYDEATVKQIEKEEAEKREVLLRILSMRNADEQEKNKRVLEMAVAEFARFEGDTGSSEVQAAAMTVRLFNLMEHIKKNPQDKIHIRRARMLTQQRQKLLKYLKKDNPQRYYWAIEKLGLTDEVVHMEFNFDKRYMQDFEIWPGRQLLRPGKHETREKARMKRLLTKERLDELQIATEENQQQQQL from the coding sequence ATGCTACAGTCCTTCCAACAACAAGCCAGACGGTTCCACACCTCGCGTGTGGTGGCTACGCTGAGCAAGCAGAAGCGCATGGAAATTGCATCACACAAAAAGAAGCAAAACATCGTGCTGCAAAGCAGCAGGTTGCTCACCAAGGAGAAGATTGATCCTGTTCTCGGCAGAGCCAACAATCCGTTTATCCAGAGACTGAAACTTGAGATTGAGGAGCCAGCCGTGCTGGCTAAGAAGTTTGATCTTGCAGAGGTAGACAAGCTGCTCTACGGAGCCAAGGAATCCAAGATTCTCAAGTCTGTGTCGACGCTCGGTTACGACGAGGCCACAGTGAAGCAAATCGAGAAAGAAGAGGCGGAAAAAAGAGAGGTGCTGCTTCGAATACTCAGCATGAGAAACGCAGACGAACAGGAAAAGAACAAACGGGTGTTGGAAATGGCCGTTGCCGAGTTTGCCAGGTTTGAGGGCGATACCGGTTCGTCAGAGGTCCAGGCCGCTGCCATGACCGTGAGGCTGTTTAATCTCATGGAACACATCAAGAAGAATCCGCAGGACAAAATTCATATCCGCCGTGCACGTATGCTGACCCAGCAAAgacagaaactgctcaagtacctgaaaaaagacaatCCGCAGAGATATTACTGGGcgatcgagaagctgggaCTTACCGACGAAGTGGTCCACATGGAGTTCAACTTTGACAAGAGATACATGCAGGACTTTGAGATCTGGCCAGGAAGACAGCTGCTTCGCCCTGGCAAGCACGAGACCAGAGAAAAGGCCAGAATGAAGAGACTATTGACCAAAGAAAGActggacgagctgcagATCGCCACAGAGGAAAaccagcaacaacagcaactGTAA
- a CDS encoding Serine palmitoyltransferase 2 — protein sequence MEKFVYKRLPNAPEEHLSEKERMEMEFGPLSSKDYLYEVSYDPNQPLNPAVDEPPYFVVIFTYLNYLILIIIGHLKDFFGKRFMPQYFEAVLPKNGYPPWYSAFESFYPRRLKKRLDDCFARPICGVPGRFVRCFDRISPDYNETFLYSGELKPLLNLSSYNYLGFAQSIGSCTDAAVKSVEEYGTSSCGPRNQIGTCNLHKETEALVARFVGKDDAVMFSMGFGTNANLFTSLVNSKCLVISDSLNHSSIRFGIRLAGAAVKVFPHNDMEKLEQILRESISQGQSKTHRPWKKIVVCVEGLYSMEGNLADLPALVALREKYKFYLFVDEAHSIGALGKSGRGVCDYFGISPSKVDMLMGTFTKSFGAAGGYVAADQEIIDRLRLDISTNVYGESMPPAVVTQINTSLRIIMGEINGDEGKQRLQRIAFNSRYLRLGLKRLGFIIYGVDDSPVVPLLLYAPPKMPAFSRMMYERGVAVVVVGYPATELISSRVRLCVSASLTKEDIDRILTICDDIGDKLYLKFSSGISGGEKHPGDYKKGIPPRWSLKEVLERTPEDCKKPTY from the coding sequence ATGGAGAAATTTGTCTACAAGAGGCTGCCGAATGCTCCCGAGGAACATCTCTCCGAGAAGGAGAGGATGGAGATGGAGTTCGGCCCGCTGAGCTCAAAAGATTACCTATACGAGGTGAGCTACGACCCAAATCAGCCGTTGAATCCTGCCGTGGACGAGCCCCCGTATTTTGTGGTTATCTTCACGTATCTGAACTACCTCAttctcatcatcatcgGCCATCTAAAAGACTTCTTTGGAAAGCGATTCATGCCGCAGTATTTCGAAGCCGTGCTGCCGAAAAACGGATACCCTCCGTGGTACTCGGCATTCGAGTCGTTCTACCCGCGTCGTCTGAAGAAAAGACTGGACGACTGCTTTGCGCGGCCGATCTGCGGTGTTCCAGGCCGTTTTGTGAGATGCTTTGACCGTATCTCGCCAGACTACAACGAAACCTTCCTTTACAGCGGAGAGCTGAAGCCGCTGCTTAATTTATCCTCCTACAACTATCTCGGGTTCGCCCAATCCATCGGGTCTTGCACGGACGCCGCTGTCAAGAGCGTGGAGGAGTACGGCACCTCGTCGTGTGGTCCTAGAAACCAGATCGGAACCTGCAACCTCCATAAGGAGACAGAGGCCTTGGTGGCTCGGTTCGTCGGTAAGGACGACGCGGTGATGTTCTCCATGGGATTTGGAACTAATGCCAATCTGTTCACGTCGTTGGTAAACTCGAAGTGTCTCGTGATCTCAGACTCGTTGAACCACAGCTCTATCAGGTTTGGAATCCGTCTTGCTGGCGCGGCCGTGAAAGTGTTCCCGCATAACGACATGGAAAAGCTCGAGCAGATTTTGAGGGAGTCGATTTCACAGGGCCAGTCCAAAACGCACCGGCCGTGGAAGAAAATCGTCGTGTGTGTGGAAGGTCTGTACTCGATGGAGGGAAACCTCGCCGATTTGCCAGCCCTGGTGGCTTTGagagaaaaatacaaaTTCTACCTATTCGTGGACGAGGCACACTCGATCGGTGCTCTGGGAAAGTCCGGTAGAGGAGTTTGCGACTACTTTGGAATCTCGCCTTCCAAGGTGGACATGCTCATGGGTACCTTCACCAAGTCGTTCGGAGCGGCAGGTGGATACGTGGCGGCGGATCAGGAAATCATTGACAGACTCAGACTGGACATCAGTACCAACGTTTACGGAGAGTCGATGCCTCCGGCTGTGGTGACCCAGATCAACACCTCGCTCAGAATCATCATGGGAGAAATCAATGGCGACGAGGGCAAACAAAGACTGCAAAGAATCGCGTTCAACTCTAGATACCTGCGTCTCGGGCTCAAACGGCTCGGTTTCATCATTTACGGTGTGGACGACTCCCCCGTGGTTCCTCTGTTGCTGTATGCgcctccaaaaatgccTGCGTTCAGCAGAATGATGTACGAGCGCGGCGTAGCTGTCGTGGTGGTGGGCTATCCGGCCACGGAGCTCATATCGTCGCGTGTCAGACTATGTGTTTCTGCCTCGCTGACGAAAGAAGACATCGATAGAATCCTCACCATTTGCGACGATATCGGAGACAAACTGTATCTGAAATTCAGCTCGGGCATCTCTGGCGGAGAGAAACACCCGGGAGACTACAAAAAAGGAATCCCCCCTAGATGGAGTCTCAAGGAGGTCTTAGAACGCACTCCTGAGGACTGCAAGAAGCCTACCTACTAA
- a CDS encoding Cytochrome c peroxidase, mitochondrial, producing the protein MASFARTVPKLSFRPLIAVSLAAAGAYAYNENNGPTPTPKPKNSGKLLASSTLLATNVREASADIKPFEEYQKIYNDIAEKLREEDDRDDGSYGPVLVRLAWHCSGTYDQNDPSQNKGGSYAGTMRFQEEQNDPENAGLKVAQDFLEPFKTKYSNLSYGDLWTLGGVCAIQELSGPKIKWRPGRKDLGLDAVPPYHRLPDASQETGEYVRSVFNGRLGFTDQEMVCLIGVGHALGRCHVDASGYDGPWTFSPTMVTNDFFKLLLDEDWKIRDWDGKKQYTDSSTKSLMMLPTDMVLKKDSKFRKYVELYAKDEEKCMSDFADVFSRLLERGIKFPNSTKPMVFKTLEEQGL; encoded by the coding sequence ATGGCTTCCTTCGCTAGAACCGTTCCCAAACTCAGCTTCAGGCCTCTCATTGCAGTCTCTCTAGCTGCTGCCGGAGCGTATGCTTACAACGAGAACAATGGGCCTACTCCGACTCCGAAACCGAAGAATTCTGGCAAGCTCTTGGCTTCGTCAACGTTGTTGGCTACCAACGTCAGAGAGGCCAGCGCCGACATCAAGCCGTTCGAGGAGTATCAGAAAATTTACAACGACATAGCAGAAAAGCTCAGAGAGGAAGACGACCGCGACGATGGCTCGTATGGCCCTGTTTTGGTGAGACTGGCCTGGCATTGTTCCGGCACGTACGACCAGAACGATCCATCGCAGAATAAGGGTGGCTCGTACGCTGGAACAATGAGATTCCAGGAAGAGCAAAACGACCCAGAAAATGCAGGCCTAAAGGTGGCACAggattttttggagccattTAAGACTAAATATTCCAACCTGTCGTACGGCGATCTCTGGACGTTGGGAGGCGTGTGCGCCATCCAGGAGCTGAGCGGGCCAAAAATCAAATGGAGACCCGGCCGCAAAGATCTCGGCTTGGACGCCGTTCCTCCATACCACCGTCTGCCAGATGCGTCTCAGGAGACCGGAGAGTACGTGAGATCGGTGTTTAACGGCAGATTGGGCTTTACAGACCAGGAAATGGTGTGTCTGATTGGCGTGGGTCATGCTCTGGGCAGATGCCACGTTGACGCGTCCGGCTACGACGGTCCGTGGACGTTCTCGCCTACAATGGTGACAAAcgattttttcaagctgcttttGGACGAAGACTGGAAAATCAGAGACTGGGACGGGAAAAAACAGTACACGGACTCTAGCACCAAGTCTCTGATGATGCTCCCAACCGACATGGTGCTGAAGAAGGACTCGAAGTTCAGAAAGTACGTGGAGCTGTATGCCAAAGACGAGGAGAAGTGCATGTCGGATTTTGCCGACGTGTTTTCAAGACTCCTTGAGCGGGGAATCAAGTTCCCAAATTCCACCAAGCCGATGGTCTTCAAAACTCTCGAGGAACAGGGACTTTAA
- a CDS encoding 60S ribosomal protein L9-B gives MKYIQSSEILDVPQDVSLVIKSRNILVRGPRGELKKDLRHIDVTFTKLSNTQIKITVHNGDRKHVASLRTVKSIIANLIKGVTVGFRYKMRFVYAHFPINVNVVNEDGQEYVEIRNFLGEKRLRKVKVWEGCKAVISTAQKDELIVEGNSLENVSQTCADIQQICRVRNKDIRKFLDGIYVSERGHIVEA, from the coding sequence ATGAAGTACATCCAATCCTCCGAAATCCTCGACGTTCCTCAAGACGTTTCTCTCGTCATCAAGTCGCGTAACATCCTCGTGAGAGGCCCTCGCGGtgagctgaagaaagacCTGCGCCACATCGACGTCACCTTCACCAAGTTGTCCAATACACAGATTAAAATCACTGTTCACAACGGAGACAGAAAACATGTCGCCTCGCTGAGAACCGTGAAATCTATCATTGCCAACTTGATCAAGGGTGTCACTGTCGGCTTCAGATACAAGATGAGATTCGTGTATGCACACTTCCCTATCAACGTTAACGTTGTTAACGAGGACGGTCAGGAGTACGTCGAGATCAGAAACTTCTTGGGAGAAAAAAGGCTCAGAAAAGTCAAGGTGTGGGAGGGCTGCAAAGCCGTCATCTCCACCGCCCAGAAAGACGAGCTGATTGTCGAGGGAAACTCTCTCGAGAACGTGTCACAGACGTGCGCAGATATTCAGCAGATCTGCAGGGTCAGAAACAAGGATATCAGAAAGTTCTTGGACGGTATCTATGTTTCCGAAAGAGGCCACATCGTGGAGGCCTGA